GGAGAGGCGTTGTGGTCGATGTTGTCTTCTATCCGTTCGATAATGCCGTCCTTGATGTGGATAATCTTGTTGGTCTGGTTGGCTACTCCGCTTTCGTGCGTCACCACTACGATGGTCAGCCCTTCCCGGTCGTGCAAGTCTTTTAGAATGTTCATCACCTCTACGGAAGTCTTGCTGTCCAATGCTCCCGTAGGCTCGTCGGCAAGGATGATTTCAGGTTTTGATATCAGGGCACGGGCAATAGCTACGCGCTGCTTCTGCCCGCCCGAGAGTTCGTTGGGCATGTGGTGCGCCCATTCTTTCAGCCCCAGTTTATCGAGGTATTCCATGGCAAGCTCGTTCCGCTTCTTGCGTCCTACTCCTTGATAGAATAAAGGCAATGCCACGTTCTCCATGGCATTCTTGAACGAAATAAGGTTGAAGGACTGGAAGATGAACCCAATCATCCGGTTCCGGTATTCCGCCGCACGGGTTTCGCTCAGGCCTTTGATGAGCACATCGTTCAGGTAATATTCGCCCGAATCGTAATTGTCCAGAATACCTAATATATTTAATAAGGTGGATTTTCCCGACCCCGACGCTCCCATGATGGATACGAACTCTCCTTTTTCGATGGTCAGATTGATGCCTTTCAACACATGGAGCGGTGCCCCGTTATGGTATGTTTTGTTTATATCTTTTAGCCGTATCATGTCGTTTACTTTGATTTCTGTCTCTTTAGACGTCGCAAAGCTATAAAAAGTTACATTACAATCTAAATAAATCCGTTAAAAATTTGCTCCGTTGTTTCCGATTGCTTACTTTTGTTCTTTATATAAATAACCTTTAAACAATTTAATAACATGGCAGAAAACATAGAAAAGCCCTATGTAGTGGGTATGGACATCGGCGGAACGAATACGGTGTTCGGTATTGTAGATTCACGCGGAAACGTATTGGCATCCGACTCTATTAAGACACAGCAACATGAAGACGTGAACGAATATGTAGAAGCAGTATGTGCCAAACTGGTTCCGATGATTGAACAATTCGGAGGTCCGAGCAAGATTAAAGGCATGGGCGTAGGTGCTCCTAACGGAAATTATTATAGCGGCACTATCGAATTTGCTCCTAATTTGCCTTGGAAAGGCGTTATTCCTTTGGCAGCTATGTTCGAGGAACGTTTGGGCGTCCCTACCGCACTGACTAATGATGCCAATGCGGCGGCTATCGGTGAAATGACCTATGGAGCAGCCCGCGGCATGAAAGACTTTATCATGATTACCCTCGGCACAGGTGTAGGAAGCGGTATCGTTATCAACGGCCAGCTGGTTTACGGTCACGACGGATTCGCAGGTGAGTTGGGACACGTTATGGTAGAAAAGGACGGGCGTATCTGCGGATGCGGACGCAAGGGCTGTCTGGAAACTTATTGCTCGGCTACGGGTGTGGCACGTACCGCGCGCGAATTCCTTGTGGCACGTTCCGAACCCAGCTTGTTACGCAATGTTCCGGCAGAAGAAATCCAGTCGAAAGACGTGTATGACGCGG
The Phocaeicola salanitronis DSM 18170 genome window above contains:
- a CDS encoding ABC transporter ATP-binding protein, with product MIRLKDINKTYHNGAPLHVLKGINLTIEKGEFVSIMGASGSGKSTLLNILGILDNYDSGEYYLNDVLIKGLSETRAAEYRNRMIGFIFQSFNLISFKNAMENVALPLFYQGVGRKKRNELAMEYLDKLGLKEWAHHMPNELSGGQKQRVAIARALISKPEIILADEPTGALDSKTSVEVMNILKDLHDREGLTIVVVTHESGVANQTNKIIHIKDGIIERIEDNIDHNASPFGKGGFMK
- a CDS encoding ROK family protein, with the protein product MAENIEKPYVVGMDIGGTNTVFGIVDSRGNVLASDSIKTQQHEDVNEYVEAVCAKLVPMIEQFGGPSKIKGMGVGAPNGNYYSGTIEFAPNLPWKGVIPLAAMFEERLGVPTALTNDANAAAIGEMTYGAARGMKDFIMITLGTGVGSGIVINGQLVYGHDGFAGELGHVMVEKDGRICGCGRKGCLETYCSATGVARTAREFLVARSEPSLLRNVPAEEIQSKDVYDAAVKGDKLAQDIFQFTGDMLGRALANFIAFSSPEAIILFGGLAKSGDYIMKPIQKAMEDNVLNIYKGKTKLLLSQLKDADAAVLGASALGWEVKES